In one Roseburia intestinalis L1-82 genomic region, the following are encoded:
- a CDS encoding response regulator transcription factor, whose amino-acid sequence MKYKILVVDDDKELVKMLCSYFNMKQYETITATDGMEALNKIKMKPDIILLDINMPRMDGIEVCRLIRSKVLCPILFLTARVDEDDKINGLLSGGDDYITKPFSLRELEARIVTNIKREERHQQKTEYRFMDEMLIDYSEKIVAIAGHRMEFTKIEYQIIEFLSMHPGQVFDKERIYAQVCGYDAEGDSRTITELVRRIRKKIADYSEKEYIETVWGIGYRWKK is encoded by the coding sequence ATGAAATACAAGATTTTAGTTGTTGATGATGATAAAGAATTGGTGAAAATGCTTTGTAGTTATTTTAATATGAAACAATATGAAACCATTACGGCTACAGATGGAATGGAAGCATTAAATAAAATAAAAATGAAACCGGATATTATTTTATTGGATATCAACATGCCACGTATGGATGGGATTGAAGTATGTCGTCTGATACGCAGTAAAGTGTTATGTCCAATTTTGTTTCTAACAGCAAGAGTTGATGAAGATGATAAAATTAATGGGTTGCTTTCGGGTGGGGATGATTATATTACGAAACCATTTAGTCTTCGGGAGTTGGAAGCAAGGATTGTCACAAACATAAAGAGAGAAGAAAGGCATCAACAAAAAACGGAATACCGTTTCATGGATGAAATGCTGATTGATTATTCTGAAAAAATAGTAGCTATAGCTGGACACAGGATGGAGTTCACAAAAATTGAATATCAGATTATTGAATTCTTATCCATGCATCCAGGGCAGGTGTTTGATAAAGAACGTATATATGCACAAGTCTGTGGATATGATGCGGAAGGGGACAGTAGAACGATAACGGAATTAGTACGGCGTATAAGGAAAAAAATAGCGGATTATTCAGAAAAAGAATACATAGAAACTGTATGGGGGATTGGATACCGATGGAAAAAATAA
- a CDS encoding ParM/StbA family protein has translation MRELRNTKIIAVDHGYGNMKTANTVTPTGIKAYETEPIFTGNILEYNGIYYRIGEGHKEFIPDKAMDEEYYLLTLMAIARELNVFSIREADVHLAAGLPLTWIRTQREAFRSYLLQNPEVRYLFNGKEYHLHFVGCSLYPQGYPAIVNQLGDFKGTNLLADIGNGTMNILYINNKKAQESRCWTEKLGVNQCMIAAKNAVLDKFGVKIEESTVEQILRFGTADISAPYLDCISSIARQYVAELFSTLRKYEYNPDLMRLYVIGGGGCLIRNFGTYDKSRVTIIDDICATAKGYESLAYMSLKRRG, from the coding sequence ATGCGAGAACTCAGAAACACAAAAATCATCGCTGTAGATCATGGCTATGGCAATATGAAAACAGCAAACACCGTCACACCAACCGGAATCAAAGCCTATGAAACCGAACCAATCTTCACCGGGAATATTCTGGAATATAACGGCATTTACTACCGGATTGGCGAAGGACACAAAGAATTTATCCCGGATAAAGCTATGGACGAAGAATATTATCTTCTGACGCTAATGGCTATTGCAAGGGAACTAAATGTCTTTTCCATCCGTGAAGCAGATGTTCATCTGGCTGCCGGACTTCCTCTGACATGGATCAGAACTCAAAGAGAAGCTTTTCGTTCCTATCTGCTCCAGAATCCAGAAGTCCGTTACCTTTTTAACGGCAAAGAGTATCATCTCCACTTTGTGGGATGCAGCCTTTACCCACAGGGGTATCCGGCTATTGTAAACCAACTTGGAGATTTCAAGGGAACCAATCTCCTTGCAGATATCGGAAACGGAACCATGAACATTCTGTATATCAACAATAAGAAAGCTCAGGAGAGCCGATGCTGGACAGAAAAACTTGGTGTAAACCAATGCATGATTGCCGCAAAGAACGCTGTTCTGGACAAATTCGGAGTGAAAATTGAAGAATCCACAGTAGAACAGATTCTGCGGTTTGGAACCGCTGACATTTCAGCACCATATCTGGATTGTATCAGTTCTATTGCCAGACAGTATGTGGCAGAACTTTTTTCCACGCTCCGCAAATATGAATACAATCCTGACCTGATGCGCCTGTATGTGATTGGCGGTGGTGGATGCCTGATTCGTAACTTCGGAACGTATGACAAATCACGAGTCACCATCATTGATGACATCTGCGCCACCGCCAAAGGTTACGAATCTCTGGCTTATATGAGCCTGAAAAGGAGGGGATAA
- a CDS encoding replication initiator protein A: MTDFLTADTNLPSYMMFPRFLLDMEINETAKMLYIILLDRARLSQKNEGWSDTDGHVFIYFTIEALAEVLHKSQMTVKTALAVLEKQELIFRKRQGPGQPNRIYVKLPKETIHYTDRFLSLRQTKNCPIDRQDSFPDTDRKLSGNKKEIKKNNLAIRGSKEPLSPYGKFQNVFLSEKELEDIRQTIPDWKDYVERLSGYMASTGKQYQNHAATIISWARQDHPASRQRNYESEEYETL, encoded by the coding sequence ATGACTGACTTTCTGACAGCAGACACCAACCTGCCATCTTATATGATGTTTCCCCGTTTCCTTCTGGACATGGAAATAAACGAAACTGCCAAAATGCTTTATATTATCCTGCTCGACCGGGCAAGGCTTTCCCAGAAAAATGAGGGGTGGTCAGATACAGACGGTCATGTGTTCATTTACTTTACGATTGAAGCACTGGCAGAAGTTCTCCACAAAAGCCAGATGACGGTTAAAACTGCTCTGGCAGTACTGGAAAAACAGGAGCTTATCTTCCGAAAACGGCAGGGTCCCGGACAGCCCAATCGGATTTATGTAAAACTCCCAAAAGAAACCATCCACTATACAGACAGATTTCTTTCCCTAAGACAGACAAAAAACTGTCCTATTGACAGACAGGATTCTTTTCCTGATACAGACAGAAAACTGTCTGGTAATAAGAAAGAGATAAAAAAGAACAATTTAGCAATAAGAGGGAGTAAGGAGCCACTCTCACCCTATGGAAAATTTCAAAATGTTTTTCTGTCAGAAAAAGAGCTTGAAGATATCCGGCAGACAATCCCTGACTGGAAGGATTATGTTGAACGCTTATCCGGTTATATGGCTTCTACCGGAAAGCAATATCAGAACCACGCAGCTACCATCATCAGTTGGGCAAGACAGGATCATCCTGCTTCCCGACAACGAAATTACGAAAGTGAGGAATACGAAACATTATGA
- a CDS encoding ATP-binding protein — protein MTKFIEKPTAITPNRELQSDEYFNETDHLIYCSKCNTPRQCRHELQGKVLIPSIRCKCQQEIFEQEEAQRKLHEKQMEIEHLKTSGLQDKALYDYTFARDNGINPEIKLAHNYVSNWEEMKANASGLLIWGDVGTGKSFFAGCIANALLEKGVPVLMTNFSRILNTLTGMHFEDRNQFINSLNRYSLLIIDDLGIERNSDFALEQVFNVIDSRYRSKKPLIITTNLTLSELNNAADIAHKRIYDRILERCIPVRINNRNIRQDNATANLKQAKKILLNNHAPNQN, from the coding sequence ATGACAAAATTTATAGAAAAACCAACAGCTATAACCCCAAACAGAGAGCTTCAGTCTGATGAATATTTTAACGAAACAGACCACCTGATCTACTGTTCCAAATGCAATACGCCAAGGCAATGCAGACATGAATTACAGGGAAAGGTTCTTATTCCTTCCATCCGCTGTAAATGCCAGCAGGAAATCTTTGAGCAGGAAGAGGCCCAGAGAAAACTTCATGAAAAACAAATGGAAATAGAGCATCTTAAAACCAGCGGCTTACAGGACAAAGCACTCTATGACTACACTTTTGCCAGAGATAACGGCATCAATCCGGAAATAAAACTGGCACACAATTATGTAAGTAACTGGGAAGAGATGAAAGCAAACGCTTCCGGACTTCTCATCTGGGGTGATGTCGGTACTGGAAAATCTTTTTTTGCAGGCTGCATTGCCAATGCCCTTCTGGAAAAAGGCGTTCCTGTACTGATGACCAACTTTTCCCGGATTCTGAATACCCTTACCGGAATGCATTTTGAAGACAGAAACCAGTTCATCAACAGCTTAAACCGCTACAGTCTTCTGATTATTGATGATCTCGGAATTGAGCGGAACTCTGACTTTGCACTGGAACAGGTATTCAATGTGATCGACAGTCGTTACCGCAGTAAAAAACCCCTGATCATAACGACCAATCTCACTTTATCAGAACTGAATAACGCCGCTGATATCGCACACAAACGAATTTATGACCGTATTCTGGAAAGATGTATTCCTGTCCGTATCAATAACCGGAATATCCGTCAGGACAATGCAACAGCTAATTTAAAGCAGGCGAAAAAAATCCTGTTGAACAATCATGCTCCGAACCAGAATTGA
- a CDS encoding DUF3847 domain-containing protein — MADKRIMTPEEKALLQAKHRQEEAEARNRKKERDARTHRLVQDGAILESIVPHIKEMDLDSLKRELMIRLRGM, encoded by the coding sequence ATGGCAGATAAAAGAATCATGACACCGGAAGAAAAAGCACTTTTACAGGCAAAACACCGCCAGGAAGAAGCTGAAGCAAGAAACCGAAAAAAAGAGCGTGATGCCAGAACACACCGATTAGTCCAGGACGGAGCAATTCTGGAAAGTATTGTTCCCCATATTAAGGAAATGGATTTAGATTCCCTGAAACGGGAACTGATGATCCGGCTACGGGGAATGTAA
- the mobQ gene encoding MobQ family relaxase, whose amino-acid sequence MAIYHMQAKVVSRGSGRSAVAASAYMSCSRMYNDYDGIQHDYTRKHGLIYQEVLLPPMASPEWKDREQLWNAVEAAEKTKDSRLAREFVVALPVELDKDSNISLLKDFIQKNFVDMGMCADFAIHDTDGHNPHAHILLTVRPLNENGTWQYKTEKEYLCIKNGEEKGFTATEFKAAQKDGWEKQYRYKVGKKKVYMTASVAQEKGYDRIDKHPKSSRYGRQNPISEQWNSDEQLCIWRANWADTVNEMLAHNQINASIDHRSFADQGITEQPTIHEGYIAQNMEKKGMIADRCEINRQIRADNQMLRELKAQVEKLAQAVKNSIPVIAETMETIRNHMIFTQYHLLHNEMQKEVIHDWMNHFNPILNKYNTVKKKLKAKVTERKELNVEKEKTSILNPIQHIKLNQQLTTVTEEIEELKSRKEQLIFQAQCSTDKDMTNLSKKYDQMNSNLDILDSQDISLKKQLKKDAAAFREEKFRPEPEQYTELLDTRIQIRPNFRDKLIEQLKGTFGKYYDYHRRDIAANEVDYLNVEDPDVFSHRAWELEYQRKQEMRRNQPARAKKRSYDMEL is encoded by the coding sequence ATGGCAATTTATCATATGCAAGCCAAAGTTGTCAGCCGTGGTTCCGGACGTTCCGCTGTCGCAGCTTCTGCTTATATGAGCTGCAGCCGGATGTACAATGATTACGATGGCATCCAGCATGATTACACCAGAAAGCATGGACTCATTTATCAGGAAGTATTGCTTCCACCGATGGCTTCACCAGAATGGAAAGACCGTGAACAACTCTGGAATGCTGTGGAAGCTGCAGAAAAAACAAAAGACAGCCGACTGGCAAGGGAATTTGTTGTCGCACTTCCCGTTGAATTAGATAAGGACAGTAATATTTCTCTTCTAAAAGATTTTATTCAAAAGAACTTTGTAGATATGGGCATGTGCGCTGACTTTGCTATTCACGATACGGATGGACACAATCCTCATGCACACATTCTGCTTACCGTCCGTCCACTGAACGAAAACGGAACATGGCAGTATAAAACAGAAAAAGAATATCTCTGCATAAAAAATGGAGAAGAAAAAGGATTTACAGCTACTGAATTCAAAGCTGCTCAAAAAGATGGCTGGGAAAAGCAATACAGATATAAAGTTGGGAAAAAGAAAGTTTATATGACCGCATCTGTCGCACAGGAAAAAGGCTATGACCGCATCGACAAGCATCCAAAAAGCAGCCGCTATGGCAGACAGAATCCCATTTCTGAACAATGGAACAGTGATGAGCAACTCTGTATCTGGAGAGCAAACTGGGCAGATACTGTAAATGAAATGCTTGCCCACAATCAGATAAATGCATCCATTGATCACCGCAGCTTTGCAGATCAGGGAATCACCGAACAGCCGACCATCCACGAAGGCTATATTGCTCAAAACATGGAAAAGAAAGGAATGATAGCTGACCGCTGTGAAATCAACCGCCAGATTCGTGCAGATAACCAAATGCTCCGGGAATTAAAAGCTCAGGTAGAGAAACTGGCTCAAGCTGTCAAAAATTCTATTCCTGTAATTGCAGAAACAATGGAAACTATCCGAAATCATATGATTTTTACACAATATCATTTACTTCATAATGAGATGCAAAAAGAAGTAATTCATGATTGGATGAATCATTTTAATCCAATACTGAATAAATACAACACCGTTAAAAAGAAACTCAAAGCTAAAGTTACAGAACGGAAAGAGCTGAATGTAGAAAAAGAGAAAACCAGTATTTTGAATCCCATCCAGCATATAAAATTGAATCAGCAGCTTACCACTGTTACGGAAGAAATTGAAGAACTGAAATCAAGGAAAGAGCAACTAATCTTCCAGGCACAATGCTCCACTGATAAAGATATGACGAATCTATCCAAAAAATATGACCAGATGAATAGCAATCTTGATATCCTGGATTCTCAGGACATCTCCCTTAAAAAGCAGCTTAAAAAAGACGCCGCTGCTTTCCGGGAAGAAAAATTTCGTCCTGAACCTGAACAGTATACAGAATTGCTGGACACCAGAATCCAGATACGTCCTAATTTCCGGGATAAGCTGATCGAGCAGCTCAAAGGTACTTTTGGTAAGTATTATGACTATCACCGCCGTGATATTGCCGCCAATGAGGTAGATTATCTCAATGTGGAAGATCCTGATGTTTTTTCCCATCGTGCCTGGGAACTTGAATATCAGAGGAAACAGGAGATGCGGCGAAATCAGCCTGCCAGAGCTAAGAAAAGGTCATATGATATGGAATTATAA
- a CDS encoding caspase family protein, which translates to MDRIALVIGNSDYSNVGKLNNPKNDADDIASILNKLNFDVTKIMDANLIDIQKSVNDFLQALDEYAVGVFFYAGHGMQIDGKNFIVPIDLKLSDKSKTMVSCYCLNSLLEGASSYKGKTLICILDACRDNPFAMGRGFLTGFAPFNNPPKGTMIAYSTSADCSAFDGQCSNGLYTQVLKDAMLIPNLKIEEMFKFVRNKVSEISISQYGEEQLSWEYSSLVGDFYFSVTPQPVNEQVTDEKIYEFICARRKSYENASDNIYDIECLPYIDAYNKYHIPIIKILRAYSRVDYSKRGFQFSDATIDQLNSNYLSSWGFIQKYGRWYYKNHYVEMGDLLPLPEELEPKQPINGKELKIEASLSWKMNDGKIRFQVSSNIPEETPLMFTLRGKEYTAQCKSVAGNRISISEWFSDRGNPMKNGFYTIDVSCPIYSVLPEKIKKIFGERNRNICGQYVKFEPVGGNTIHFSYGLVLKNSKVQVIDMQQRISAL; encoded by the coding sequence ATGGATAGAATTGCATTAGTAATCGGTAATTCTGATTATTCAAATGTAGGGAAATTGAATAATCCTAAGAATGATGCTGACGATATTGCTAGTATTTTGAATAAATTAAATTTTGATGTTACAAAAATAATGGATGCAAATTTAATAGATATTCAAAAATCTGTTAATGATTTTTTACAGGCATTAGATGAATATGCTGTAGGGGTATTTTTTTATGCAGGGCATGGTATGCAAATCGACGGTAAAAATTTTATCGTTCCTATTGATTTAAAGTTAAGTGATAAAAGCAAGACAATGGTCTCTTGTTATTGTTTAAATTCGCTGTTAGAAGGTGCATCTTCATATAAGGGAAAAACATTAATATGTATATTGGATGCATGTCGAGATAATCCTTTTGCTATGGGGAGGGGATTTTTAACAGGCTTTGCGCCATTTAATAATCCACCTAAAGGTACTATGATTGCTTATTCTACAAGCGCTGACTGTAGTGCATTTGATGGACAATGTAGTAATGGATTATATACACAAGTTTTAAAAGATGCTATGCTTATTCCAAATTTGAAAATTGAAGAAATGTTTAAATTTGTTAGAAATAAAGTGTCAGAAATATCAATTAGCCAATACGGAGAAGAACAGCTTTCATGGGAATATTCTTCGTTAGTGGGAGACTTTTATTTTTCTGTTACGCCACAACCAGTCAATGAACAGGTTACTGATGAGAAAATATATGAATTCATATGTGCTCGTCGAAAATCTTATGAGAATGCTTCGGATAATATTTATGATATTGAATGTTTGCCATATATAGATGCCTATAATAAATATCATATACCAATTATTAAAATTTTACGTGCATATTCAAGAGTAGATTATTCAAAAAGAGGATTTCAGTTTTCGGATGCTACTATAGATCAGTTAAACAGCAATTATTTGTCATCATGGGGATTTATACAGAAATATGGTAGATGGTATTATAAAAATCATTACGTTGAGATGGGAGATTTATTGCCATTGCCCGAGGAATTAGAACCTAAACAACCTATTAATGGAAAGGAATTGAAGATTGAAGCTTCATTGAGCTGGAAAATGAATGATGGAAAGATAAGATTTCAAGTATCTTCTAATATTCCAGAGGAAACCCCATTAATGTTTACATTACGTGGCAAAGAATATACAGCTCAATGTAAATCTGTAGCAGGTAATAGAATTTCAATAAGTGAATGGTTTAGTGACAGAGGTAATCCTATGAAAAATGGATTTTATACTATAGATGTGTCATGTCCGATATATAGTGTATTGCCAGAAAAGATAAAGAAAATATTTGGTGAACGTAATAGAAATATATGTGGACAATATGTTAAATTTGAACCAGTGGGAGGAAATACGATTCATTTTTCGTATGGATTAGTTCTTAAAAATAGTAAAGTTCAAGTTATTGATATGCAACAAAGAATCTCAGCATTATAA
- a CDS encoding TnpV protein — protein sequence MKSTFEKMGGTYTLGADGIYYSNLVSTDEEPHYGKYGMMRKTYLKEHRPAMYSLYMLEDRLTEHLNTVDDEAQERMDILVSQMMEKQGITEELKARDQMEWVRAVNNARNAAEEIVLKELVYI from the coding sequence ATGAAAAGCACATTTGAAAAAATGGGTGGAACCTACACACTTGGCGCAGACGGAATTTACTATTCGAATCTTGTCAGTACAGATGAAGAACCGCATTATGGGAAATATGGAATGATGCGGAAAACATATCTGAAAGAGCATCGTCCGGCAATGTATTCACTGTATATGCTGGAAGACAGACTGACAGAACATCTGAATACTGTGGACGATGAAGCACAGGAGAGAATGGATATTCTGGTGAGTCAGATGATGGAGAAGCAGGGCATTACGGAAGAATTGAAAGCTCGTGACCAGATGGAATGGGTTAGAGCGGTAAATAATGCCCGGAATGCTGCAGAAGAGATTGTGTTGAAAGAATTAGTGTATATTTAA
- the rlmD gene encoding 23S rRNA (uracil(1939)-C(5))-methyltransferase RlmD, whose product MQKNDIIELKIEDMGVDGEGIGKYDGMTFFVKDAVLGDEIEARITKMKKNYGYARVEQILSPSKFRVTPQCELHRRCGGCQIQALDYEKQLEFKQNKVRGNLIRIGGFAPELIDRIMLPVVGMKEPYRYRNKAQFPIGADKDGNPVAGFYAARTHSIIPVNDCKLGVEENQIILNEVLSYMKEYHVASYDENTGKGLVRHVLIRYGFSTKELMVCVIINGSSLPKVEKLIDRLTAIEGMKSISINQNTKKTNVILGDVTKCIWGDPYITDMIHLCDTKDFSLTDTAVAYHISPQSFYQVNPVQTEKLYSLALDYAGLTGKETVWDLYCGIGTISLFLAQKAGKVYGVEIIPQAIEDAKNNAALNGINNAEFFVGKAEEVLPAFYEKKKDTDADMLHPDVIVVDPPRKGCDGVCLETMLKMQPERIVYVSCDSATLARDLKVLCEGGYELCKVRAVDQFGNTTHVETVVLLSQQKPDDTIEIDLDLDELDATSAELKATYQEIKDYVLKEFGLKVSSLYISQVKRKCGIEVGENYNLPKSENARVPQCPKEKEDAIKAALKYFAMI is encoded by the coding sequence ATGCAGAAAAATGATATCATAGAACTGAAAATCGAAGATATGGGCGTGGACGGCGAAGGAATCGGAAAATACGATGGCATGACCTTTTTCGTTAAAGATGCGGTGCTTGGAGATGAGATCGAAGCCCGCATCACAAAGATGAAGAAAAATTATGGTTATGCGAGAGTGGAGCAGATTTTATCGCCGTCTAAATTTCGTGTGACACCACAGTGTGAACTTCACAGGAGATGCGGCGGATGTCAGATACAGGCGTTGGATTATGAAAAGCAGCTGGAATTTAAGCAGAACAAAGTGCGCGGAAATCTGATTCGTATTGGCGGTTTTGCGCCGGAATTGATCGACCGAATCATGCTTCCTGTCGTGGGGATGAAAGAACCATACCGCTACCGGAACAAGGCACAGTTTCCGATCGGTGCAGATAAAGATGGGAATCCGGTTGCCGGTTTTTATGCAGCGCGTACCCACAGTATTATCCCGGTCAATGACTGTAAACTGGGTGTGGAGGAAAATCAGATTATTTTAAATGAAGTCCTTTCTTATATGAAAGAATATCATGTGGCATCTTACGATGAAAATACAGGTAAGGGGCTGGTTCGTCATGTTCTGATCCGCTATGGGTTTTCCACAAAAGAGCTTATGGTCTGTGTGATTATCAACGGAAGTAGTCTTCCTAAAGTGGAAAAACTGATCGACAGATTGACAGCCATCGAGGGAATGAAGAGCATTTCCATCAATCAGAATACGAAGAAAACAAATGTGATCCTCGGGGATGTGACGAAATGTATCTGGGGCGATCCATACATTACCGATATGATCCATCTATGCGATACGAAGGATTTTTCACTGACTGATACAGCGGTCGCATACCATATTTCACCGCAGTCATTTTATCAGGTCAATCCTGTCCAGACGGAAAAACTCTACAGCCTTGCGCTCGACTATGCGGGACTGACCGGAAAAGAGACCGTGTGGGATCTATATTGCGGCATCGGCACGATTTCACTTTTTCTTGCACAGAAAGCGGGAAAAGTTTATGGGGTGGAGATCATCCCACAGGCAATCGAGGATGCGAAGAATAATGCGGCGCTCAACGGTATCAATAATGCTGAGTTTTTTGTAGGAAAAGCAGAGGAAGTGCTGCCGGCATTTTATGAAAAAAAGAAAGACACAGATGCAGATATGCTGCACCCGGATGTGATCGTGGTCGATCCGCCGCGAAAGGGGTGCGATGGTGTATGTCTTGAGACGATGCTTAAGATGCAGCCGGAGCGGATCGTGTATGTAAGCTGTGATTCGGCAACGTTAGCGAGGGATCTTAAGGTGCTTTGTGAGGGCGGATATGAGCTTTGCAAGGTAAGGGCGGTGGATCAGTTTGGGAATACAACACACGTGGAGACGGTTGTTCTTTTGTCCCAACAAAAACCAGATGACACGATAGAGATCGACTTAGACCTGGACGAGCTGGATGCCACCAGTGCCGAGTTGAAAGCAACCTATCAGGAAATCAAAGATTATGTGCTGAAAGAATTTGGCTTGAAGGTTTCAAGTTTATATATTTCTCAGGTAAAACGCAAATGTGGAATTGAAGTGGGAGAAAACTATAATCTTCCAAAATCAGAAAATGCAAGAGTTCCACAATGCCCGAAAGAGAAAGAAGATGCTATCAAGGCTGCCCTGAAATATTTTGCGATGATTTAA
- a CDS encoding 3'-5' exoribonuclease YhaM family protein, producing the protein MKYIESLREGERINEIYLCKVKQSALTKAGKPYDTLILQDKTGTLDAKIWEPGSVGIDEFDSLNYIAVMGDITSFQGNLQLNVKRVRKVQEGEYDPKDYLPVSDKDIDQMYEELKGLIASIKEVHLKKLLESFFVEDADFEKRFKFHSAAKTVHHGFVGGLLEHSLSVAKHCDYFAGCYPMLNRDLLITAAIFHDIGKLEELSTFPENDYTDDGQLLGHIIIGTEMVGDRIRTIPDFPKGLASELKHCILAHHGELEFGSPKKPALPEALALSFADNIDAKMETVREIFNNVPENNQEWQGYNRLLESNIRRSGKL; encoded by the coding sequence ATGAAGTATATTGAGAGCCTCAGAGAGGGCGAGCGAATTAATGAAATCTATCTATGTAAAGTAAAACAGTCTGCACTGACAAAGGCAGGAAAACCTTATGATACATTGATCTTACAGGACAAAACGGGCACACTGGATGCGAAAATCTGGGAGCCTGGTTCTGTTGGAATCGACGAGTTCGATTCACTGAATTACATAGCCGTAATGGGTGATATCACCAGCTTTCAGGGCAATTTACAGCTGAATGTAAAGCGTGTCCGCAAGGTGCAGGAAGGGGAGTATGATCCAAAAGATTACCTTCCGGTCAGCGATAAGGATATCGACCAGATGTATGAGGAGTTAAAAGGCCTGATTGCGAGCATCAAAGAAGTGCATTTAAAGAAGCTGTTAGAGAGCTTTTTTGTGGAAGATGCAGATTTTGAAAAACGCTTTAAATTCCACTCTGCTGCAAAGACTGTGCACCACGGATTTGTCGGTGGTCTGCTTGAGCACAGCTTAAGTGTGGCAAAGCACTGTGATTATTTTGCAGGCTGTTATCCGATGTTAAACCGCGATCTTTTGATCACGGCAGCTATTTTCCATGATATCGGAAAATTAGAGGAGCTTTCCACATTCCCGGAAAATGATTACACGGATGACGGTCAGCTTTTAGGACATATTATTATCGGAACCGAGATGGTCGGTGACAGGATCCGCACGATCCCGGATTTTCCAAAGGGACTGGCAAGCGAGTTAAAGCACTGTATTTTAGCACATCACGGCGAGTTAGAGTTTGGTTCACCGAAAAAACCGGCGCTGCCGGAGGCATTGGCACTCAGTTTTGCGGATAATATCGATGCAAAGATGGAGACGGTGCGCGAAATCTTTAACAACGTGCCGGAAAATAATCAGGAATGGCAGGGGTACAACCGTCTGCTTGAGAGCAATATCAGACGCTCCGGGAAATTATAA